The following are from one region of the Anolis carolinensis isolate JA03-04 unplaced genomic scaffold, rAnoCar3.1.pri scaffold_15, whole genome shotgun sequence genome:
- the rnf223 gene encoding RING finger protein 223 isoform X2 — protein sequence MSCFTQIWRTEVPESPPPSPTSPVPAAPHEIPIPLSPIVITSPSASSHSSESRPSVCSPVSSSVSSSVCSPVSSSTSPSIRSPIWSLVRSPVDGKTRLGSPTDRPTSPIECSICFNTYDNLFKTPKVLRCNHTFCLECLARLAAARPRSCLEDELPCPFCRQITEIPLEGPPGLQTSKDLMATLPPEHQREKMIWMEGTKICCRQSSDPENADACISIDIAPSKPEVPQLPPETFMGRLTRCDMCDDWKRVLLLSVLIIILFCIILWPLHCAMKTGNLRCFARTYTRPSYVTYHHPTTPAPTVGSVGPAE from the coding sequence ATGTCCTGCTTCACTCAGATATGGCGCACGGAAGTGCCGGAATCCCCTCCTCCCAGCCCCACCAGCCCCGTCCCGGCGGCACCCCATGAGATCCCCATCCCGCTCAGCCCCATCGTCATCACCTCGCCCTCTGCTTCGTCCCACTCCTCCGAAAGCAGACCCTCGGTCTGTTCCCCGGTCTCTTCTTCCGTCTCGTCCTCAGTGTGTTCCCCGGTCTCGTCGTCAACCTCTCCCTCCATCCGCTCCCCCATCTGGTCTCTGGTCCGCTCCCCCGTGGACGGGAAGACCCGGCTGGGCTCCCCCACGGACAGACCCACCTCCCCCATCGAGTGCTCCATCTGCTTCAACACCTACGACAACCTCTTCAAGACCCCCAAAGTCCTCCGCTGCAACCACACCTTCTGCTTGGAGTGCTTGGCCCGCCTGGCCGCGGCCCGTCCCCGCAGCTGCCTCGAGGACGAACTCCCGTGTCCCTTTTGCCGCCAGATCACCGAGATCCCCCTCGAAGGGCCGCCGGGACTCCAGACCAGCAAGGACCTCATGGCCACCCTGCCGCCCGAGCACCAGCGGGAGAAGATGATCTGGATGGAAGGCACCAAGATCTGCTGCCGGCAGTCTTCGGATCCCGAGAACGCCGACGCCTGCATCAGCATCGACATCGCGCCCAGCAAACCCGAGGTGCCCCAGTTGCCCCCGGAAACCTTCATGGGCCGGTTGACGCGTTGTGACATGTGTGACGACTGGAAGCGTGTGCTCCTGCTCTCGGTGCTGATCATCATCCTCTTCTGCATCATCCTATGGCCGCTGCACTGCGCCATGAAGACGGGCAACCTCCGCTGCTTCGCCAGGACATACACCAGGCCCAGTTACGTGACGTATCATCACCCCACCACCCCGGCCCCAACAGTGGGTTCTGTGGGTCCTGCAGAGTGA
- the rnf223 gene encoding RING finger protein 223 isoform X1, with product METATLLSSQLRSSTGRGSIMSCFTQIWRTEVPESPPPSPTSPVPAAPHEIPIPLSPIVITSPSASSHSSESRPSVCSPVSSSVSSSVCSPVSSSTSPSIRSPIWSLVRSPVDGKTRLGSPTDRPTSPIECSICFNTYDNLFKTPKVLRCNHTFCLECLARLAAARPRSCLEDELPCPFCRQITEIPLEGPPGLQTSKDLMATLPPEHQREKMIWMEGTKICCRQSSDPENADACISIDIAPSKPEVPQLPPETFMGRLTRCDMCDDWKRVLLLSVLIIILFCIILWPLHCAMKTGNLRCFARTYTRPSYVTYHHPTTPAPTVGSVGPAE from the exons ATGGAGACAGCAACACTCCTCTcttctcagctgaggagcagcaCCGGCCGGG GTTCCATCATGTCCTGCTTCACTCAGATATGGCGCACGGAAGTGCCGGAATCCCCTCCTCCCAGCCCCACCAGCCCCGTCCCGGCGGCACCCCATGAGATCCCCATCCCGCTCAGCCCCATCGTCATCACCTCGCCCTCTGCTTCGTCCCACTCCTCCGAAAGCAGACCCTCGGTCTGTTCCCCGGTCTCTTCTTCCGTCTCGTCCTCAGTGTGTTCCCCGGTCTCGTCGTCAACCTCTCCCTCCATCCGCTCCCCCATCTGGTCTCTGGTCCGCTCCCCCGTGGACGGGAAGACCCGGCTGGGCTCCCCCACGGACAGACCCACCTCCCCCATCGAGTGCTCCATCTGCTTCAACACCTACGACAACCTCTTCAAGACCCCCAAAGTCCTCCGCTGCAACCACACCTTCTGCTTGGAGTGCTTGGCCCGCCTGGCCGCGGCCCGTCCCCGCAGCTGCCTCGAGGACGAACTCCCGTGTCCCTTTTGCCGCCAGATCACCGAGATCCCCCTCGAAGGGCCGCCGGGACTCCAGACCAGCAAGGACCTCATGGCCACCCTGCCGCCCGAGCACCAGCGGGAGAAGATGATCTGGATGGAAGGCACCAAGATCTGCTGCCGGCAGTCTTCGGATCCCGAGAACGCCGACGCCTGCATCAGCATCGACATCGCGCCCAGCAAACCCGAGGTGCCCCAGTTGCCCCCGGAAACCTTCATGGGCCGGTTGACGCGTTGTGACATGTGTGACGACTGGAAGCGTGTGCTCCTGCTCTCGGTGCTGATCATCATCCTCTTCTGCATCATCCTATGGCCGCTGCACTGCGCCATGAAGACGGGCAACCTCCGCTGCTTCGCCAGGACATACACCAGGCCCAGTTACGTGACGTATCATCACCCCACCACCCCGGCCCCAACAGTGGGTTCTGTGGGTCCTGCAGAGTGA